The following proteins are encoded in a genomic region of Thioflexithrix psekupsensis:
- the coaBC gene encoding bifunctional phosphopantothenoylcysteine decarboxylase/phosphopantothenate--cysteine ligase CoaBC: MQQDLCGKKIIVGIGGGIAAYKIPDLVRRLKERGANIKVVMTANAQAFITPLTLQAVSGERVYTHLLDSEAEAAMGHIELARWADLILIAPATADLLARLAYGHADDLLTTLCVASAAPLALAPAMNQQMWRAAVTQENYQRLQARGVHFFGPAHGSQACGDVGEGRLLEPLALVDAVAQLWTARDLAGIRILITAGPTREALDPVRFISNRSSGKMGYALAAAATAAGAEVTLVSGPVTLPVPAGVKHISVESAQDMYAATFQSIDNQDIFIGTAAVADYRPASVATQKMKKGQTDTDITLTLVRNPDILAAVAATQKVFTVGFAAETEHLLEHARQKLINKKINMIAANWVGVDRGFERDDNALTVLWSDGEIQLPYAPKATLAQQLIRVVIERYRQGNVEKW; this comes from the coding sequence ATGCAACAAGATTTGTGCGGTAAAAAAATTATTGTGGGGATTGGTGGAGGAATTGCGGCGTACAAAATTCCTGATTTAGTGCGACGCTTAAAGGAGCGCGGCGCAAACATTAAGGTGGTGATGACCGCTAATGCACAGGCTTTTATTACGCCATTGACCTTGCAAGCCGTATCGGGCGAGCGAGTTTACACGCATTTATTGGACAGCGAAGCCGAAGCCGCAATGGGGCATATTGAATTGGCGCGGTGGGCTGATTTGATTTTGATTGCGCCTGCCACAGCCGATTTATTGGCGCGTTTGGCTTATGGTCATGCGGACGATTTGCTGACTACATTGTGTGTAGCCAGTGCTGCGCCGCTTGCGCTTGCGCCTGCGATGAATCAACAGATGTGGCGTGCCGCTGTTACTCAAGAAAATTATCAACGATTACAAGCACGTGGCGTTCATTTTTTCGGGCCTGCTCATGGTTCACAAGCCTGTGGAGACGTGGGGGAAGGGCGTTTGTTAGAGCCATTGGCTTTGGTTGATGCTGTTGCACAGTTGTGGACAGCCCGCGATTTAGCAGGTATTCGTATTTTAATCACCGCCGGCCCCACGCGAGAAGCTCTTGATCCAGTGCGTTTTATCAGTAATCGTAGTTCAGGAAAAATGGGCTACGCTTTAGCGGCGGCTGCCACGGCGGCGGGTGCGGAGGTGACATTAGTCAGTGGCCCTGTTACTTTGCCTGTTCCCGCTGGTGTAAAACATATTTCTGTCGAATCCGCACAAGACATGTATGCGGCAACGTTTCAATCAATTGATAATCAAGATATTTTTATTGGGACAGCCGCCGTAGCGGATTATCGTCCTGCATCCGTCGCCACACAAAAAATGAAAAAAGGACAAACAGATACTGACATTACACTGACATTGGTGCGTAATCCAGATATTTTAGCTGCCGTTGCAGCCACACAGAAAGTATTCACTGTTGGATTTGCCGCGGAGACGGAACATTTGCTTGAACATGCCCGTCAAAAATTAATTAATAAGAAAATCAATATGATAGCCGCAAATTGGGTGGGTGTGGATCGGGGATTTGAACGCGATGACAATGCGTTAACGGTGTTGTGGTCAGACGGCGAAATCCAACTGCCATAC
- a CDS encoding 3-deoxy-7-phosphoheptulonate synthase translates to MLAYLVGCVFWVKKQTDTLKLGRFEDIMQNNDIDGINDINIIEQRVLVSPAQLKRELPESPQTKQTVKNGRLALQKILDREDARLMVVTGPCSIHDIKAAKEYAQRLKQLSDELSDTLLIIMRVYFEKPRTTIGWKGLINDPHLNDSFDIEKGLRQARELLIWLAELGLPAGTEALDPIVPQYLDDLFCWAAIGARTTESQTHRELASGLSMPVGFKNGTDGSLDIAINAMQSAASSHHFLGINQDGQVTVIKTRGNRYGHVILRGGKQTNYDSMHVKLCEDALSKANLPVNIVIDCSHGNSSKKPELQPLVAHDVAHQILEGNQSIVGIMLESHLHAGNQPIKADISQLKYGVSVTDACIDWETTESLLRDLHQKLRSELPKRIR, encoded by the coding sequence ATGCTTGCCTATTTAGTGGGTTGTGTGTTTTGGGTCAAAAAACAAACAGACACCCTCAAATTAGGACGTTTTGAGGACATTATGCAAAATAACGATATTGACGGGATTAACGACATTAATATTATTGAGCAGCGCGTATTGGTTTCGCCCGCACAATTAAAACGGGAATTGCCCGAATCCCCGCAAACCAAGCAAACCGTTAAAAATGGACGCTTGGCTTTGCAAAAGATTTTAGATCGAGAAGATGCCCGTTTAATGGTGGTCACGGGGCCTTGTTCAATTCACGATATTAAAGCGGCTAAGGAATATGCGCAACGCTTAAAGCAATTAAGTGATGAATTAAGCGACACATTACTGATTATTATGCGGGTTTATTTTGAGAAACCGCGCACAACCATTGGTTGGAAGGGATTGATTAATGATCCGCATTTAAACGATTCTTTCGATATTGAGAAAGGTTTGCGTCAAGCGCGTGAGTTATTGATTTGGTTAGCGGAATTGGGTTTGCCTGCGGGAACAGAAGCGTTAGACCCCATTGTGCCGCAATATTTGGATGATTTATTTTGTTGGGCGGCGATTGGCGCACGCACCACAGAATCTCAAACTCACCGCGAATTAGCCAGCGGTTTATCGATGCCTGTGGGTTTTAAAAATGGCACGGATGGCAGTTTAGATATTGCCATTAATGCGATGCAATCGGCGGCTTCTTCGCACCATTTTTTAGGGATTAATCAAGATGGCCAAGTGACGGTGATTAAAACGCGTGGCAATCGTTATGGGCATGTGATTTTACGCGGCGGCAAACAAACCAATTATGATTCGATGCACGTTAAATTATGCGAAGATGCGTTAAGTAAAGCGAATTTACCCGTGAATATTGTCATTGATTGCAGTCATGGGAATTCTTCTAAAAAACCTGAATTGCAACCTTTAGTGGCGCATGATGTTGCCCATCAAATTTTAGAGGGAAATCAATCTATTGTCGGCATCATGTTGGAAAGTCATTTACACGCGGGCAATCAACCCATTAAAGCGGATATTTCCCAATTAAAATATGGTGTTTCGGTCACGGATGCGTGTATTGATTGGGAAACGACGGAATCGTTATTGCGTGATTTACATCAAAAATTACGCTCAGAATTACCCAAACGAATTCGTTAA
- a CDS encoding nitroreductase family protein → MLVKKAETAVAIHDLIAQRWSPRALDPNKFITLDQTTALLEAARWSPSCFGAEPWRYVLCDRQRSASAWRKALDCLAPANQVWAQHAPLFLIATAVNDFSHNQQPNRWAQYDTGAACENICLQAVALGLVAHQMGGFDPQQIKQAFELPDDVTVMSVIAVGYQASATALDEALREREEAPRQRKSLAEIAFDGHWRVPFTPK, encoded by the coding sequence ATGTTAGTTAAAAAAGCAGAAACGGCAGTAGCCATTCATGATCTGATCGCACAGCGTTGGAGTCCTAGAGCATTAGACCCTAATAAATTCATTACCTTAGATCAAACAACTGCCTTGCTTGAAGCAGCGCGTTGGTCACCTTCGTGTTTTGGGGCAGAACCGTGGCGGTATGTGCTTTGTGATCGTCAACGCAGTGCCAGCGCGTGGCGTAAAGCATTGGATTGCCTCGCGCCCGCCAATCAAGTGTGGGCGCAGCACGCGCCATTGTTTCTGATCGCCACAGCGGTGAATGATTTTAGCCACAACCAACAACCCAATCGCTGGGCGCAGTATGACACTGGTGCTGCTTGTGAAAATATTTGTTTACAAGCGGTGGCTTTGGGCTTGGTGGCGCATCAAATGGGCGGCTTTGACCCGCAGCAGATTAAACAAGCCTTTGAATTGCCAGACGATGTCACGGTAATGAGTGTGATTGCGGTGGGCTATCAAGCCAGTGCAACAGCGTTAGATGAAGCCCTGCGCGAACGCGAAGAAGCCCCACGTCAACGTAAATCGCTTGCGGAAATTGCTTTTGACGGCCATTGGCGCGTGCCGTTTACGCCAAAATAA